A genomic window from Tautonia rosea includes:
- the mnmA gene encoding tRNA 2-thiouridine(34) synthase MnmA translates to MGRRVVLAMSGGVDSSVAAHLLKEQGYDVIGLFMRTGAHAETAERRAKTCCSVTDALDAQAVADRLDIPFFALDFERDFSRIMDNFADEYLAGRTPNPCVLCNVWLKFGKLWAYGKQVGADFVATGHHARMATGPDGAPRIARALDPGKDQSYVLFGLRRELLPNVLLPVGEYSKEAIRDLARDLALPVHNKQDSQEICFIPDDDYLRFVRDRRPGSSEPGRIVDEDGTEVARHEGIEGFTIGQRRGLGIAVGEPRYVVQIEPQSKTVTIGRREALEKAGLEAARFNWQVARPAGPLPCLAQIRARHRAVPAVVEPLEGDRARVRFETPQPAVTPGQIVTVYDGDFVLGGGWIEQAIDTVDVA, encoded by the coding sequence ATGGGTCGGCGGGTGGTCTTGGCGATGAGTGGCGGGGTGGATAGCTCGGTCGCTGCACACTTGCTTAAGGAGCAAGGGTACGACGTGATCGGCCTGTTCATGAGGACCGGAGCCCACGCCGAAACCGCCGAACGTCGGGCCAAGACCTGTTGCAGCGTGACCGATGCGCTCGATGCGCAGGCGGTCGCCGATCGGCTGGACATCCCCTTCTTCGCGCTCGACTTCGAACGTGACTTCAGCCGGATCATGGATAACTTCGCCGACGAGTATCTCGCCGGCCGGACGCCGAATCCTTGCGTACTCTGCAACGTCTGGCTGAAATTCGGCAAGCTCTGGGCGTACGGCAAGCAGGTCGGGGCCGATTTCGTGGCCACGGGCCATCATGCCAGGATGGCGACCGGCCCTGACGGTGCCCCTCGGATCGCTCGGGCCCTGGATCCGGGTAAGGATCAATCGTACGTGTTGTTCGGCTTGCGTCGCGAACTGTTGCCGAATGTGCTCTTGCCCGTGGGAGAGTACTCGAAGGAGGCCATTCGCGACCTCGCCCGAGATCTGGCCTTGCCAGTGCATAACAAGCAAGACAGCCAGGAGATCTGCTTCATTCCCGATGACGACTATCTGCGGTTTGTCCGGGATCGTCGCCCCGGATCGAGCGAGCCGGGGCGGATCGTAGACGAAGACGGGACCGAAGTGGCCCGCCATGAGGGGATCGAAGGCTTCACGATCGGTCAGCGTCGGGGACTGGGGATCGCGGTCGGAGAACCGCGCTACGTCGTTCAGATTGAGCCCCAATCCAAGACCGTGACCATCGGCCGCCGGGAGGCCTTGGAAAAGGCGGGTCTTGAGGCTGCTCGGTTTAACTGGCAAGTGGCTCGCCCGGCTGGCCCCCTGCCCTGCCTGGCTCAGATTCGGGCTCGGCATCGAGCGGTGCCGGCAGTGGTCGAGCCGCTGGAAGGGGATCGTGCCCGCGTCCGATTTGAGACGCCGCAGCCGGCCGTCACTCCTGGACAGATCGTGACGGTCTATGATGGCGATTTCGTGCTTGGCGGTGGTTGGATTGAACAGGCAATCGACACGGTTGATGTTGCCTGA